One stretch of Schlesneria sp. DSM 10557 DNA includes these proteins:
- a CDS encoding CinA family protein: MKQPLDQQAHDVARLLISQQQRIIFAESCTAGLVSAVLGRVPGVSGVHCGSAVVYRLDTKTKWLGVPPDILVDPGPVSECVARLMVEGVLARTPEATMAASITGHLGPGAPSAQDGLVYIGVGFRNKPAQIFEHRLTNIDAMTQFPGATLREQRQWAAADLVLRETLKVLSSGASAS, encoded by the coding sequence ATGAAACAACCCCTTGACCAGCAGGCTCATGATGTTGCCAGGCTGTTGATCAGCCAGCAGCAGCGGATCATCTTTGCGGAAAGCTGTACGGCGGGATTGGTGTCGGCAGTCCTCGGACGGGTTCCGGGTGTGTCCGGTGTTCATTGTGGATCGGCTGTTGTCTATCGTCTCGATACGAAGACAAAGTGGCTGGGGGTTCCACCGGACATCCTCGTGGATCCCGGTCCGGTCAGTGAATGTGTCGCACGATTGATGGTGGAAGGGGTTCTCGCGCGAACTCCCGAGGCAACAATGGCCGCTTCGATTACGGGGCATCTGGGACCGGGCGCTCCAAGCGCCCAGGATGGGCTCGTGTACATCGGGGTCGGCTTCCGGAATAAGCCGGCACAGATTTTCGAACATCGCCTCACGAACATTGACGCGATGACGCAATTCCCGGGTGCAACTCTCCGTGAACAACGTCAATGGGCCGCGGCGGATCTTGTCTTGAGAGAAACGTTAAAAGTCCTCTCGTCCGGGGCCTCCGCGTCGTAA